Part of the Desulfallas thermosapovorans DSM 6562 genome is shown below.
GGGTTCATCCAAAACCAGCACCCGGGGGCGCATAACCAGCACTCCGGCTATGGCAACCCGCCGCAGTATTCCCCCGCTGAGCGTAGCCGGGTCTGCGGTTTGTATTGCTTCGGGAAGTCCCACCAGGGCCAGCGCTTCTTTAACCCGGCCGGCCACCTTCGCCCTATCCCACCCCATATTCCGGGGGCCAAAGGCAATATCATCAAACACAGTGGCACTGAAAATTTGTCTTTCCGGAAATTGAAATACCAGCCCCACCTGGCTCCATAACCCCTGGCGGTGTTTTTTATCGGTAGTATCCGTGCCAAAAACCCGTACACGGCCGGCAGTGGGCAACAGCAAGCCGTTGAAATGCTGTACCAGAGTTGATTTGCCACTTCCGGCCGCTCCCACCAGAGCTATAAACTCACCTTCATGCACCGTCAGTTCAATATCCCGCAGGGCCACATTTTCAAGGGGCGTGCCGGGTAGATATACATGGGTCAGTCTCTCTACTTCAATACACTGCATAAATACTCCACCATATCATCCAGGGTGCAGATACCCGCGGGCGGCTCAAGACCATGCCCGGCCATACACCGGGCCAGTTCCCCCGCCTCGGGTAACGCCAAACCCAGATCATGCAGCAGTTTAACCTCACTGAATACCGCTGCCGGCTTATCATCGGCCAGCATACTGCCATGACCCAGTACCCAAACCCGGTCAGCGACGGCTGCTTCATCCATATGGTGGGTAACCAGTACCACAGCGGTACCACCGGCCGCAAGACGGCGCAGTACCTGAAAAACCTCTTGCCGTGCCAGGGGGTCAAGCATGGAGGTGGGTTCGTCCAGCACCACGCATAACGGGCGCAGAGCCAGTATACCGGCAATGGCCAAACGCTGTTTTTCCCCCCCGGAGAGCATGTGCGGCGGGCGCTGGCGCATTTTCCCCAAGCCTACCGCGGACAGCGCCTCCTCCACACGATGGCGCACCTGGCCCGGCGGCAATCCCAGGTTTTCCGGGCCAAAGGCCACGTCTTCCTCAACCACCGCGGCCACCAGCTGGTTTTCGGGATTTTGCAACACCAATCCAACGCGCCGGCGTATCTCTTTACGGGTATCCGGCACGGCCGTATCCATACCGTCCACCAGTACCCGCCCGCCGGTGGGAGTCAATAAACCCGCCATTATCCTGGCCAGAGTGGATTTACCCGACCCGTTGGGACCGATCACT
Proteins encoded:
- a CDS encoding energy-coupling factor transporter ATPase, whose translation is MQCIEVERLTHVYLPGTPLENVALRDIELTVHEGEFIALVGAAGSGKSTLVQHFNGLLLPTAGRVRVFGTDTTDKKHRQGLWSQVGLVFQFPERQIFSATVFDDIAFGPRNMGWDRAKVAGRVKEALALVGLPEAIQTADPATLSGGILRRVAIAGVLVMRPRVLVLDEPGAGLEPRARQFILAGLKDLQVRLGTTVILITHFLEDAAAYADRVVVLKRGELLCDGKTREVLSQRQVLQEAGLKAPFAVELAQRLNAAGINLPAVPLTLAEAARLLCGLMQPPEPGRR
- a CDS encoding energy-coupling factor transporter ATPase encodes the protein MPGQRNLLIELQRVSYSYPAGNSPVLQDINARVEKAQFIAVIGPNGSGKSTLARIMAGLLTPTGGRVLVDGMDTAVPDTRKEIRRRVGLVLQNPENQLVAAVVEEDVAFGPENLGLPPGQVRHRVEEALSAVGLGKMRQRPPHMLSGGEKQRLAIAGILALRPLCVVLDEPTSMLDPLARQEVFQVLRRLAAGGTAVVLVTHHMDEAAVADRVWVLGHGSMLADDKPAAVFSEVKLLHDLGLALPEAGELARCMAGHGLEPPAGICTLDDMVEYLCSVLK